The proteins below are encoded in one region of Nitrospira lenta:
- a CDS encoding acyl-homoserine-lactone synthase, which translates to MQVLEEVRAIEFSDGGLLVKTLTSDEELRESYRLRHRVFAERLKWVPESSDRLEVDSYDPYSSTVGLFDEEQCLRGVFRMVSAAHPFMLEHEFRPCLLPGCEIRKEADTVEITRLALDPSLMDKGLSIRYMQVLYKGVYQWCLQNEARFLYMVVEKRFLRVLRGMGFTCDPISPAVSLPPAEALSIAAVLDWNRFEETCPQKQPEFFRWINMAMGQTTFEKSSFLALDPKVRVSRDGMQERQPIRLEANRKLVAA; encoded by the coding sequence ATGCAAGTACTGGAAGAGGTTCGCGCGATAGAATTTTCCGATGGCGGATTACTTGTTAAGACCCTTACCAGTGATGAGGAACTCCGAGAATCCTACCGGCTACGCCATCGCGTGTTTGCTGAGCGGTTGAAGTGGGTTCCTGAAAGCAGTGACAGATTGGAAGTGGATTCATACGACCCGTACTCTTCAACAGTTGGGCTGTTCGATGAAGAGCAATGCTTGCGCGGGGTGTTTCGAATGGTGAGTGCGGCTCATCCCTTTATGCTGGAACACGAATTCAGGCCTTGTCTGCTTCCTGGGTGCGAAATTCGTAAAGAGGCTGATACGGTGGAGATTACTCGACTGGCCTTAGACCCGAGTCTAATGGATAAGGGATTATCTATTCGATACATGCAGGTTTTGTATAAGGGTGTATATCAGTGGTGTCTTCAAAACGAGGCTAGATTTCTATACATGGTGGTTGAGAAGCGATTCTTGCGTGTCCTTCGCGGCATGGGATTTACGTGTGATCCCATCAGCCCAGCAGTCTCGCTTCCTCCGGCAGAAGCTCTTTCAATTGCGGCCGTTCTTGATTGGAACAGGTTCGAAGAAACTTGCCCGCAAAAGCAGCCTGAGTTTTTCCGTTGGATTAATATGGCAATGGGGCAGACGACATTTGAGAAAAGTTCATTTTTGGCATTGGATCCAAAAGTGCGAGTTTCAAGAGATGGAATGCAGGAACGTCAACCGATCCGCCTAGAGGCGAATCGAAAACTTGTGGCTGCCTGA
- a CDS encoding sensor histidine kinase: protein MSENTRLHLIDGFRQSPPLGHRHSFGQGEGSRPKNESDRFSKPTAPAGGQLTVALKTTEKRLSSLLEDRARISRDLHDSVLQSLYAIGLSLETSHRTDASPRPSGDRPYRHAVDQLNRLIHEVRGLIKGLADGSVQDMNLSEELKQLASSYEQLSPVRITLSLQPSALDILTREEEQEILNIVREALSNCIRHAQAAHAEVAIKTHGNRVRICICDDGKGFIETGGHPKGYGLMNMEARAKKLGGSLLLRSKPGHGTRLTAEFLLEPILAPV from the coding sequence GTGAGTGAAAACACACGACTCCATCTCATTGATGGGTTTCGGCAATCCCCACCCCTAGGGCATCGCCATTCATTTGGACAGGGGGAGGGCTCTCGGCCCAAAAACGAGAGCGATCGCTTCTCCAAACCCACTGCACCGGCCGGAGGCCAGCTGACGGTCGCGCTCAAAACCACAGAAAAGCGCTTGAGTAGTTTGCTGGAAGATCGAGCGCGCATCAGCCGGGACCTCCACGACTCCGTCCTGCAATCGCTGTATGCCATCGGCCTCAGCTTGGAGACCTCTCACCGCACCGACGCCTCGCCACGGCCCAGCGGCGATCGCCCATACCGTCATGCCGTGGATCAGCTCAATCGCTTGATTCACGAAGTCCGAGGCCTCATCAAAGGGCTTGCCGACGGATCGGTCCAGGACATGAACTTGTCCGAGGAGCTCAAGCAATTGGCCAGCAGTTACGAGCAGCTGAGTCCCGTTAGGATTACGCTCAGCCTGCAGCCGTCGGCGCTGGACATTCTCACCCGTGAGGAAGAGCAAGAGATCCTGAACATTGTGCGAGAGGCCTTGAGTAATTGCATCCGCCATGCGCAGGCGGCTCATGCCGAAGTAGCGATCAAGACGCACGGCAATCGAGTCCGTATCTGCATCTGCGATGACGGCAAGGGATTTATCGAAACTGGGGGGCACCCCAAAGGGTACGGCTTGATGAATATGGAAGCACGGGCCAAGAAACTCGGCGGCAGCCTGCTGCTTCGCTCGAAGCCCGGCCATGGCACTCGCTTGACCGCGGAATTTTTACTAGAGCCGATATTGGCGCCCGTATGA
- a CDS encoding response regulator, translating into MKPARTTLLIVDDHEVVRQGLRTLLDLEPDLRVIGEAASAEDAVTQTKSLRPHVVLLDVKLHGGSGIAACRQILATMPATRILMLTSFSDDAIVVDAVQGGAHGYALKDVRTQDLIHAIRTVASGHGYLDPRVAQQTLHWIRDRSHAAPGHATDRLTNLSPQERAILPLLAEGKTNKEIAIDLHLSDKTVKNYLANIFDKLQVRRRTEAVSWYIRTTRASSQHS; encoded by the coding sequence ATGAAACCCGCACGCACGACACTCCTTATCGTCGATGACCACGAAGTCGTACGACAGGGGCTCCGAACACTCCTTGACCTTGAGCCGGATCTCCGCGTCATCGGGGAAGCGGCCTCGGCCGAGGATGCCGTCACGCAGACGAAATCCCTCCGGCCGCATGTCGTGCTGCTTGACGTCAAACTCCACGGCGGATCCGGAATCGCCGCCTGCCGCCAGATCCTCGCGACGATGCCGGCCACCCGCATCCTGATGTTGACCAGCTTTTCGGACGACGCCATCGTGGTCGACGCCGTTCAAGGCGGAGCCCACGGCTACGCGCTCAAGGATGTCCGCACGCAGGACCTGATTCATGCGATTCGCACCGTCGCCAGCGGCCACGGCTATCTAGACCCGCGCGTCGCCCAGCAGACCCTGCATTGGATCCGCGATCGATCCCACGCAGCGCCCGGTCACGCTACGGATCGTCTCACGAACCTCTCCCCGCAAGAGCGCGCCATTCTGCCCTTGCTCGCCGAAGGCAAGACCAACAAAGAAATTGCCATCGACCTCCACTTGAGCGACAAGACGGTCAAGAACTACCTTGCCAATATCTTCGACAAACTCCAAGTACGCCGGCGCACCGAAGCCGTGAGCTGGTATATCCGAACAACTCGGGCCTCCTCGCAACACTCCT